The following is a genomic window from Solanum lycopersicum chromosome 6, SLM_r2.1.
TTGAAAAGTTGTGTTGtagtattatttttcttctaaactGTCATCTATCTCTGCTGTTATTAATTTGGGGGGTTTTGGTTGTGAATGTACTTTGTTTATTCTTGATTGAAGTTCACCCATTCTTGAAAAGTTGTGTTGTagtatcatttttcttttaaagtaTCTTATTTCTCTGCTGTTATTAATTTGGGGGGTTTTGGTTGTGAATGTACTTTGTTTATTCTTGATTGAAGTTCACCCATTCTTGAAAAGTTGTGTTGTAGTATCATTTTTCTTCTAAAGCATCTTCTTTGTCTGTTATTATTAATTTGGGGTGTTTTGATTGTGAATGTACTTTGTTTATTCTTATTGAAGTTCATCAATTCTTGAAGGGTTTTAATTAGTACTGGTTTAGTGATAAGTCATGGATGTTTGTTTAGTGATTAGGTGTCTAATTGTGCTTTTCAAAGGAATGGGAGATTTAATCACTGGTTTTGTTTTGTACTGCTTTAGTTAACTGGTATAGTAATACTCgtttttttatgcttttatgGTTTGGTGATTGGATAGAAATTGAGTGTGTGAATTTGGGAATTGGGTTAGAGAAGACAAGAGGATTAGTATATCTGGTACAATGTCCTAGTTATACTTATAATTATGAGCAATAAGAGTTCTAAATCTTAGATATATGAGaggaaattaaatgaaaatacaaGAGCTACAAGGTAAGTTGCGAGTCTTGTGATTGATTTGAAGCTTCCAGAAGAGTGCTAACTGTGGGGATTTTTCTGTTTTCTCATGAACTAGTATTGTTACTGATGTGTAATTTTATAGGGGTCTTGCGAGCAGGGGGTGCGAGTTCTAAATTAAGTAAGATGTTTTTATCTACTACCACCAATCAACCATGGAATGCCTAGGTTCAGATCTCAAATAAGGTAAAAAAGAGACCATGTCTAAGTGTTGGTAGGCAGTGAGGCTTGAGAGGTAGAGGTCGATTAGTCGAGGTGCATGTTAGCTGCCCATACACCTTCGTCATGAAAGGACCAAAAGAAAAGGattatttgtatgttttaaGATCTggcaattcatttttttctctattcaaAACTTTGAAATACTCTTGAATTTTCTATATCTGTTCTTTCTTCTAAATCCAGGTGGTCTCTTTACGTGCAGGTATTATCAAGTGACACTTGAGGTTGGCCGACCCCCCAAACCTTACTTTTTCGATATAGACACTGGTAGTGACCTAACTTGGCTGCAGTGTGATGCACCTTGTGCAAAATGCTCCCCGGTAAATTACTCCCTTTTCCTTGTCTGTAACTTAAATCTTTGAAGTAAAATTCAGCCTGAAAGATCATCAATGTATCTGATCTTTGTATACTTTAAAATTGAATCATGTTCCAACCCTTAAGCACTAGTCTATGTTTGTCTGAATATCTAGAATATGCACCTTGCAGGCCCCTCACAATCTTTACAAACCACATAGAAATGTTGTCACATGTAAGGATCCTGTATGCACGTCCCTTCACTGGCCTGAGAGCCATCCTTGTCACGACCCTAATGAGCAATGCGACTATGAGGTTGCGTATGCAGATAGTGGTTCATCCTTGGGAGTGCTGGTTAAAGACACATTTGTACTAAGATTCACCAATGGTAGCACTGCTGCTCCTCATCTAATATTTGGGTGAGAAACATTTATAGTACTTGTAGTTGACCTTAAAATTGAACTCGTGAGGCCTTCTGTTTCTTTCACTTGTTCATTATTAAAAATCGGATGCTTTTAATTTATAAACTCCTGATTGAGTTTTCTTTCACAAAATTTTGACACCAAGTTGGTGTTTATCATTGAAAGTTTTTGACTTGCCAAAAAAACTGAATTAAGTCATTCTACAGTTGTGGTTACAGTCAAGAAGTGCCAGTTTCTACTCATTCACCTTTTACAGATGGAGTTCTTGGTCTTGCCTATGGAAAATCAAGCATCATATCGCAATTGAGTGGCTTGGGTTATATCAGAAATGTAGTTGGTCACTGTTTGAGTGCGCAAGGTGGAGGGTTTCTTTTCTTCGGTGATGATGTTCTTCCCTCTTCTGAAATTGCTTGGAGACCAATAGAGCAAACATCTTCGGAGTATGTTCTCTGTTATGTTATAGGGTTAGTATCCGCAGCTTGGAACTTGATGAAAAAACTGATGCATTTCTATGATTTCAGAAAGCACTACTCTTTGGGACCAGCAGAGCTCTTATTTGACGGGCAGGCCACAGGAATCAAGAGTCTTCCAATTATTTTTGACAGTGGAAGTACCTTCACTTACTTTAGTTCGAAAGCTTATGATATTTTTCTATCTTCGGTAAGTTGGGGAAGTGTTGTTATAGTCCTAAATGTTTAATCCTTTTCAGTGCTCTATAATAATCTGTCTTCAgataaagaaaaacataaatgcAAAGCAGCTGACTGATGCAACGGATGACAAAAGCCTTCCCGTCTGCTGGAGTGGTTCCAAGCCCTTCAAATCTGTTAATGATGCCACGATCTACTTCAAGCCGTTTACACTGAGTTTCATGAAAGCCAAGAATGTTAAATTTCAGCTTCTGCCTGAGGCCTATCTTATTGTTACTGTAAGCACCTTCTCAAATGTTCCCTAGGCATTGAATTATGGTTGGATGATTTCAAAGACTAATTTTTCCCTCGCGGTATCTCAGGAGCATGGTAATGTATGCCTGGGAATACTGAACGGTACAGAAGTCGGATTAGAAAATCATAATCTGATTGGAGGTACGTAAGTGCTGCTTAAAATAACACATTCAGAAAATCAGTTAGTCTCAGAGACAATGGCCTGTGTTAAATGTACATGCTTGCAGAGTTGCTTTTTCATAATGTTTAAAAGTATTTGACAAAATGAAGAGCAAATTCAGTTCTTAATCTGCATAAATAATCAAGGAGAGCACTAGTTTTTTTAAATAGGGTTTGTGTCCAAGTTCTTTGTGCACTTGATATTTCTAATTCTGTTCATTCTTTTCACCCGACAGATATTTCTCTACTAGACAAAATGGTGATATACGATAACGAGAAAAAACAGATTGGATGGCATCCAGCAAACTGCAACAAGTTTCCGTAAACTCCATAAACTCTGATCATACATTTTCTTGCTTTTTACATGACGAGGTTAGTACATTACCCGGCAtaaactttttcttttcatgaacAGCATCAGTCGTGACCATGGCGAAGATTATTATGATGCATACCCTGCCAACATAGGACTAAACAAAGGGACATGCCCTGCGAAGTTTGACTCTTTGAAGCAGAAGCAGAAATAAGGTGACAAAGTGAAGCTAATGTGGCGTTGATGCCATTTTCTGTAAATGTTTAGTGCAAAAAGTATAATTGCCAAGTCATTGAGAGTACAAATATATTACTGAAATGTTCCCTATGACCTACATCAAAGTTATTGGGTGTATCCCAAATACATACAGTAGTAGAGGTTCAGCCTACATCACAAGATCATCTCCCAGCTTTGAGATTTTGAGTCTCAGTTAGCTATACACTTTGAGCCCCAGTTGTGTCTGCTTCTAATATAAGGTTTGGGCCATTTACAACTGCAATTGAGTTGATGCAATTTGGCGTAATACCTGTCAGAAATGGAAACTATGTATTAGACATAGTGAAAACAATTTCTTGAGAGGGTTGTATCTAATATTAGTGTAGTGTTGAAAGTTGAAACACATAATTCatctttcaaataaataatactagTGTTGCCTTTGATATTTTTGGCTTCTTAAGATCCTAAGTAAATTTTTCATCTACACTTAAATATGTATTCTTTTGCCATTTTGatataaagaaaattacaaCTTGTAGTACAATTGGTCTGGTTGAGTAGTTTCTGGATATCTGAATTttacttctaaaaaaaaatatggaatacACATGAGGAAGGAACACATTTCTGAACAGCTTGGAGACGAAGATAATCTTATTTGGTCTGCTATACTCAGTTATCTTAACAGGGAAAATGCAATGCATTTTCAAAAAATGGAGGGTTTTAGATCATGTTATTATCTTTACTTATGCatttacttaattaatcatAGGGACCAAATAACATATCAATCTCCAGAGTAAAGATCATCAGCCCGTTGGAGAGTACTAAGAAAGAAGAACGTATATTTGCTTGAGCTGTGGCAAGCTCACCTTAGGTGTCAGAAAGTTCAGGAACTCCCAAGTAAAATGCTATAGAACATCAACCAAGCACTGCATTTTCAAAGAAACAAATGCCATTGTGAGTCCCAAGtgcaaaaagaaaaactaaaattcattttaacatattttttcagttgcaacaaattataaaataattatcccCCTTCTAGATCTTCCTGAGAGGAAAACAAGAGGTGAGCCAATGTACTTGGAGAAGGCCATTTGAATATGCTGAGAAGATTGTCTCGACAACCGAATACAACATGCCAATTCATTAACACCTAATACCATACACCAACAAAGCCTAATCGGATATTCTCGATATAAATGTGTACTAACTTTTATTATATTGCTCCCGGAAGGCCGGACTTTTTAGGACGTGTATATCATAAGAAAACTTGATGCCCTCATCTAAAACAGCTGTAGCTTCAATAATCCCAACATCCTGGAAAGATGATGGATCAGCTGGCCAAGTTCCAGGATGTAACAAATCTAATGAACAGCCGTAGACATTTGCTCAATGCAACAAAACCCTCGCggaaaaataagaagtaaaaggAACTATGAGTCACTGCACATCCTTGGTCCAAGAGTTCTTCGGAAACAACCTCTACTTTCACTAGGTAGGGGTGTAAGGCTGCATTTATACCACCCTCCCCAGACCCTACTGGTGGGATAACATTGGGTACAATAACACATTTTTCTAGACAACAATAACCATAAAGCAgtgaaataataagttttaaCCTGCAATTAAACAGGTAAAAACGCATGAATAAATGTTTTCTGCACAACATTTCAACAGTCGAGCTGAAACTACCCCAGGTAATGAACAAATAGCTCCCAGCTACACTGCAATCTACAAGCCAAGTCTTGGAGAAAGCTTTCAAAGATGGATTATGAGGATGCCAAAAACTGCTTTAATATTTCAACCCTGAAAATCACCTTTTATGTAGACATGTTCATGTATCCTACAGATGTCAATCTGTGAGGTTGTTCCACAGGCATGCAGACATTtcacttaattatttatttaactttcaaatatttgaattgcTAAGGAGGTTCCTATCTAAAGAACCTAATACTGAGAATACTAAAGTGTCCCTGAAGTGTCTTGAGTTTGCTGAATAATCATATAATCATTAGACATGTTATCTAGGACTGTCTTTTCTAATAGAGCATATATTCCTACTCAAAACATCCTCTATCCTTCCTAGTAGATGCAACTTAAGACAGTAATGCTTGCAAGACGGTATGAATAACATATagcaataattaataaaaggatTTTTAACAGAACCACATATAAAGTAGAAAAACGAACATCTCCTGTTCAGCCAGTCAATCAATAAATTTAGTGCAGGGACAGGAGCGCTCTAACCTTTGCACGACAAATCTTGGTAATGGCCTCAACATGAAGGCTTTGGAGCTCTTCGAGAGCATTAATATCCAAGCCACCCAAATCATCACcctaaaattcaataaaaatgtgATTCATCTTGTAATGTCCAAATAAATGACAGATTGATGACATTGTGTCTTGAGTGAAGTGTACAACACACAACAAGCTTCCAGTCTTTAGGCAAGAAGCAATCTCGTAGTTCTTCAAATTGAAGCGCACAATTTACAGAAAATATaagttatcatattattttaatccAAAAGTAGAAAGACCCAAAGTTGAACCACAACGTCCATTAAATATTGAACAACCGTTTTACCATcacctaaaaataaaattacaatgcattaaatgaatattttgcACTCTACAAGTAAATATACCCTTAGCTAATCCTAATACAGATAAATTTAACCTATACATATTGTAGTACAATGAATCAACTAAATGGTAATTAAGTAGCTCACATAGCTAAATGACATATATGACGCTTAAGCTTCTTCTAATTATTGATCATGTGAAGgttacatatcataataatgtCAGAGAATGTAAAAGGCATTATGTTTTCAAGTTTCTTAGTCTTAATAACAGCTATTTGGGATCACAAGGGTCTATAAATTAGGACTATAAATACTTAGGTATATTTGATCCTTCTTGGAAATGAGAAACAATGcttctttaataatatttttcaatgtcTTCGAGTTGCTTGGTTGCATATGATGTTGTTACTTCTTGAAATCACTTCTTCAAAAAGCGATCATGGCATTTAGATTACTTTTTCTCACGTTTTAAAGATCTTTTAAACGTTTTTCAGATCTTTTAAGAAATCTGAATTGTGTATTACTTTTTGAATAATAAGAATGCTATATTTAGCATGTCTCTTCATATTGTTCGGAAGATCATTATTTAACATTCAATACATTTGTAACTTGatttattaaattgataaattattacATTAATCGAATACTCTAGCAAATCACTAAACAAACTTTTTACCCTATAAGCAAAAAGTACTACGACAAAATTTTTCTACAAGATGGAATCATACattctaataaaaataagggaaacATAGCATATTAAAGTAGCCACATTAAAAGCAATTCTCTCCACTATTTCTATAATAAATTGAGTCATtcattttcttatattctttatataataagataaataatGCATGAAGTTTAGCATGCAGAATCATTTTGTATTCTTGATTGAACTCATATAATAATGCAGTTAACTCTTTCACTTCTTGTCAGTTTCATACTCTTCTAGAAGTAAGTAGATTTGAACAGAATGCCTATTCACATTTGTGAAAGAGTATGAAACTGATAATGGAACAAGTCCTTCGCTCTTAACAATATGCTTATTCATATTCTTAAACTCTTTAACATTTGTGTATGCTAAATTGAGATCAATGGAATTGGATTCAAGAATTAGGATTCTAGGTAGATTTTATCTATGTAATTTTGGTAGCTTTTTTTAATAGCTatcacatttaattttttaatgcatAGACTCACGTTTAAC
Proteins encoded in this region:
- the LOC101264637 gene encoding aspartic proteinase Asp1 isoform X3, whose translation is MKGPKEKDYLYYQVTLEVGRPPKPYFFDIDTGSDLTWLQCDAPCAKCSPAPHNLYKPHRNVVTCKDPVCTSLHWPESHPCHDPNEQCDYEVAYADSGSSLGVLVKDTFVLRFTNGSTAAPHLIFGCGYSQEVPVSTHSPFTDGVLGLAYGKSSIISQLSGLGYIRNVVGHCLSAQGGGFLFFGDDVLPSSEIAWRPIEQTSSEKHYSLGPAELLFDGQATGIKSLPIIFDSGSTFTYFSSKAYDIFLSSIKKNINAKQLTDATDDKSLPVCWSGSKPFKSVNDATIYFKPFTLSFMKAKNVKFQLLPEAYLIVTEHGNVCLGILNGTEVGLENHNLIGDISLLDKMVIYDNEKKQIGWHPANCNKFPISRDHGEDYYDAYPANIGLNKGTCPAKFDSLKQKQK
- the LOC101264637 gene encoding aspartic proteinase Asp1 isoform X2 → MEEAVKIWFFSCVPSSWKCVSCWVFLSFFLMYYQVTLEVGRPPKPYFFDIDTGSDLTWLQCDAPCAKCSPAPHNLYKPHRNVVTCKDPVCTSLHWPESHPCHDPNEQCDYEVAYADSGSSLGVLVKDTFVLRFTNGSTAAPHLIFGCGYSQEVPVSTHSPFTDGVLGLAYGKSSIISQLSGLGYIRNVVGHCLSAQGGGFLFFGDDVLPSSEIAWRPIEQTSSEKHYSLGPAELLFDGQATGIKSLPIIFDSGSTFTYFSSKAYDIFLSSIKKNINAKQLTDATDDKSLPVCWSGSKPFKSVNDATIYFKPFTLSFMKAKNVKFQLLPEAYLIVTEHGNVCLGILNGTEVGLENHNLIGDISLLDKMVIYDNEKKQIGWHPANCNKFPISRDHGEDYYDAYPANIGLNKGTCPAKFDSLKQKQK
- the LOC101264637 gene encoding aspartic proteinase Asp1 isoform X1, producing MKVILLVLHFLLLLESCFSAFNFPIWKKQLKSGSSLVFPLAGNVYPVGYYQVTLEVGRPPKPYFFDIDTGSDLTWLQCDAPCAKCSPAPHNLYKPHRNVVTCKDPVCTSLHWPESHPCHDPNEQCDYEVAYADSGSSLGVLVKDTFVLRFTNGSTAAPHLIFGCGYSQEVPVSTHSPFTDGVLGLAYGKSSIISQLSGLGYIRNVVGHCLSAQGGGFLFFGDDVLPSSEIAWRPIEQTSSEKHYSLGPAELLFDGQATGIKSLPIIFDSGSTFTYFSSKAYDIFLSSIKKNINAKQLTDATDDKSLPVCWSGSKPFKSVNDATIYFKPFTLSFMKAKNVKFQLLPEAYLIVTEHGNVCLGILNGTEVGLENHNLIGDISLLDKMVIYDNEKKQIGWHPANCNKFPISRDHGEDYYDAYPANIGLNKGTCPAKFDSLKQKQK